The sequence ATTAATTGAACGCACCCGTAGCTTAATTGGATAGAGCATCTGACTACGGATCAGAAGGTTGGAGGTTCGAGTCCTCCCGGGTGTACAAAAAAGCAGACCTTTTGAATGGTCTGCTTTTTTATTATCGGGAGGGATATTAAACCTTTATCATTTTGTTACTTTTTCAAATGAACTGCATCATATTGTTATTTTGTTGAATGACTATGAATAACGATAAGCATATATATACAATATTCGGCGCTTCGGGCGACCTTACAAGACGGAAACTAATTCCTGCCCTCTACTCGCTTTACGTCCAGAATCTTCTGCCGGATAAATTTATAATTCTCGGAGCTGCGCGAAGTCCGTTATCAAACGAAGATTTCCGAAACATAATGAAGGAGTCGATACTCAATTCCAATGAAATTCACGATAAATCGTCGGCGGAAGAATTTCTCAAACATTTGTATTATATCGGATTGCAGTATGATAATCCTAATGATTACATACAATTAAAGGAATACCTGGAAAAACTCAGATCAAAATTCGATATCCCCGGAAATACTATTTTCTATCTCTCTACCCCGCCTTCATTGTATAAAGTAATTCCTGTCCATTTAGCTGCGGTAGGACTCAATGAAACCGATGACGGCTGGAAAAGATTAATAATCGAAAAACCGTTCGGCTTTGACCTTCAATCCGCGATTGAGTTGAAAGACCTGTTGCTAAAAGACTGGAAAGAAGAACAAATTTACCGCATTGACCACTACCTCGGTAAAGAAACAGTGCAGAACGTACTGGTTACCCGTTTTTCGAACGGTATTTTCGAACCTCTCTGGAACAGGAATTATATACACCACATCGAAGTCACTGCCGCCGAAAATATAGGCATCGAAAACAGAGGCGGGTATTACGACTCTATCGGAGCTCTGAGAGACATGATCCAGAATCATTTACTCCAGGTTGTCGGTTTAATTTCGATGGAACCGCCCTCCTCGCTGGAGCCGCTTTCAATCCGGAACGAAATTTTGAAAGTATTTCAGTCGCTGCGCCCCCTCAGAAGAGAAGAAGTAGCCAAATATGCAGTAAGAGGACAGTATATTTCTTCGGTAATAAACAACGAAACGGTCAAAGGTTATCGGGAAGAAAAGAATATAAAACCTGATTCGAAAACCGAGACGTTTGCGGCTATCAAATTTTATATCGATAACTGGCGGTGGGGCGGAGTCCCCTTTTATATAAGAACAGGCAAAAGACTGCCTACTCGTGTTACTGAAGTTGTTATCCATTTCAAACCGACTCCACA comes from Melioribacter roseus P3M-2 and encodes:
- the zwf gene encoding glucose-6-phosphate dehydrogenase — encoded protein: MNNDKHIYTIFGASGDLTRRKLIPALYSLYVQNLLPDKFIILGAARSPLSNEDFRNIMKESILNSNEIHDKSSAEEFLKHLYYIGLQYDNPNDYIQLKEYLEKLRSKFDIPGNTIFYLSTPPSLYKVIPVHLAAVGLNETDDGWKRLIIEKPFGFDLQSAIELKDLLLKDWKEEQIYRIDHYLGKETVQNVLVTRFSNGIFEPLWNRNYIHHIEVTAAENIGIENRGGYYDSIGALRDMIQNHLLQVVGLISMEPPSSLEPLSIRNEILKVFQSLRPLRREEVAKYAVRGQYISSVINNETVKGYREEKNIKPDSKTETFAAIKFYIDNWRWGGVPFYIRTGKRLPTRVTEVVIHFKPTPHFLFTRKNIQEACNKLILRIQPDEGMLLEIGIKTPGAGFEVQNIDLDFRYSELAHQRIPGAYERLLHDTIRGDNTLFARTGEVIEAWKFLTPILEEWSNNPNVPLYGYPAGTWGPKEADNLFDDENQTWHFPCRNLTNSNLYCEL